A window of the Leucothrix mucor DSM 2157 genome harbors these coding sequences:
- a CDS encoding YbfB/YjiJ family MFS transporter: MSESTERLRVLTAGILSLILLVGIARFAYTPLLPIMQQEAGLGIYDAGLLATINYIGYLCGAIIASQISSMILKDKLYRLGLVVAVLTTIGMGLTTNVWLWSALRFLAGLSSAAGLLLASALIMNWLIRNDHRSELGIHFSGLGLGIAFAAIAVEILHRYFDWDQQWFILSAIGVLILIPAWRWLPPPDTSAVTRSGSAMVDNPPGPAFMRLFMISYFCAGIGYVVSATFIVAIVNKLPGLEGKGAWTFMVLGLAAAPACIIWDLIARRIGDIDALILAGLIQIVGIMLPILVPGFAMAILGAAMFGGTFIGIVSLVLTMAGRYYPTRPAKMMGKMTVSYGLAQIVGPMIVGLMAQQSGDYSNGLYLAAGAMVVSVLVMVPLRKMA, from the coding sequence ATGTCTGAATCAACCGAGCGCCTACGGGTGCTCACGGCGGGTATACTCAGCCTTATTTTACTAGTGGGGATTGCCCGCTTTGCCTATACGCCGCTATTACCGATTATGCAGCAGGAAGCAGGATTAGGTATTTACGATGCCGGTCTGCTGGCTACCATCAATTACATCGGTTATCTGTGTGGCGCGATTATCGCCTCACAAATTAGCAGCATGATTTTAAAAGATAAGCTGTATCGATTAGGGCTGGTGGTCGCGGTACTAACGACCATTGGCATGGGCTTAACCACTAATGTTTGGCTTTGGTCGGCGCTGCGTTTTTTGGCGGGATTAAGCAGTGCGGCAGGCTTGTTGCTGGCTTCTGCCTTGATTATGAACTGGCTCATTCGCAATGATCATCGCAGCGAACTGGGTATCCACTTTTCGGGCTTAGGGTTAGGGATTGCCTTTGCTGCGATTGCTGTTGAAATCCTCCATCGTTATTTTGACTGGGATCAGCAGTGGTTTATTTTAAGCGCCATTGGTGTGCTGATTTTGATTCCAGCATGGCGTTGGCTGCCACCACCAGATACCAGCGCGGTAACCCGTAGCGGCAGTGCCATGGTGGACAATCCGCCTGGTCCGGCCTTTATGCGCTTGTTTATGATTTCCTATTTTTGTGCGGGCATTGGTTATGTGGTGAGTGCGACCTTTATTGTCGCGATCGTCAATAAGCTGCCGGGGCTGGAAGGTAAGGGCGCTTGGACATTTATGGTACTGGGTTTAGCGGCGGCACCGGCTTGTATTATCTGGGATTTGATTGCACGGCGAATTGGCGATATTGATGCGCTGATTCTGGCTGGCTTAATCCAGATTGTGGGGATTATGTTGCCGATACTGGTACCAGGGTTTGCCATGGCAATACTTGGTGCAGCGATGTTTGGTGGCACGTTTATTGGGATCGTAAGCTTGGTGCTGACTATGGCTGGGCGCTATTACCCGACACGGCCTGCGAAGATGATGGGAAAAATGACTGTGTCGTATGGCTTGGCGCAGATTGTTGGACCTATGATTGTAGGGCTGATGGCGCAGCAGAGTGGGGATTATAGTAATGGTCTGTATCTGGCGGCTGGGGCGATGGTGGTTTCGGTGTTGGTGATGGTGCCATTGCGGAAGATGGCTTGA
- a CDS encoding ExeM/NucH family extracellular endonuclease, whose translation MKLKPFLYCAPALLTLSGTAFGQCYLPTHVISEVQGTGANSSMVDETVTLQAVVTKVLPALNGYMIQEELADEDGDPASSEGLFVYDRDNSPAVGDVVAVEGVVDEYYDLTQLKSLSSYEVCETGATVAATDVSLPFSAADDLEKYEGMLITFPQALTVTETYSLARYGQVSLSSSGKLPNPTQVAAPGDDANLQKAANELNVVVMDDGSNAQNPTVSYPGFGDLTYDNPIRGGYTVTGLTSVVNYSYGSYTLVPAADVVFEAANARSATPESVGGEFKVAGFNVLNYFTTLKSAGSEICGDGDTNCRGADDDAEFERQNAKLMSALSAINADIFGLIEIENNADDTAVATLVDNLNGIVGTDTYDYIKTGMLGDDAIKQALIYKPAKVVPFGDYSSVDYNDDKNRPSLIQSFKAVDGDDEDAFTVVVNHLKSKGSDCDELGDPDLDDGQGNCNLTRLGAVEMLLTELGSMDNQNILLLGDFNSYAMEDPITALKDAGYVDLGAKAGESSSYVYDGEWGTLDYAFASASLVGKVSDTTEWHINADEPIGFDYNTNFKADTEVTSYYGDSAYRSSDHDPVIVGLNITPKSGGGAISPLWMLFSLFGLALVRLRRS comes from the coding sequence ATGAAGCTGAAACCCTTTCTATACTGCGCACCAGCGTTGTTAACACTGAGCGGCACTGCATTCGGCCAATGTTACTTACCCACTCACGTCATTTCTGAGGTGCAAGGCACTGGCGCAAACTCGTCCATGGTCGATGAGACTGTGACGCTGCAAGCGGTGGTTACTAAGGTACTGCCTGCTCTGAACGGCTATATGATTCAGGAAGAGCTAGCCGACGAAGATGGCGACCCTGCCAGCTCGGAAGGTTTGTTCGTTTACGATCGCGACAATAGTCCGGCCGTGGGCGACGTGGTAGCGGTCGAAGGTGTGGTTGATGAGTATTATGATCTGACTCAGCTGAAAAGCCTGAGTAGCTATGAAGTGTGTGAAACGGGTGCAACCGTAGCCGCAACAGACGTCAGTCTGCCATTTAGTGCAGCTGATGACCTTGAAAAATACGAGGGGATGTTGATCACCTTCCCGCAAGCGTTGACAGTAACGGAGACGTACTCATTAGCGCGTTATGGACAGGTGTCATTATCATCTTCAGGCAAGCTACCTAACCCCACTCAAGTCGCTGCACCGGGTGATGACGCTAATCTGCAAAAAGCCGCTAATGAGTTAAATGTGGTGGTAATGGATGACGGCAGTAATGCACAGAACCCTACCGTGAGCTATCCGGGCTTTGGTGATTTGACTTATGACAACCCCATTCGCGGTGGCTACACCGTAACTGGCCTCACGAGTGTTGTGAATTATAGCTATGGTAGTTACACCCTCGTTCCGGCAGCGGATGTCGTTTTCGAAGCAGCCAATGCGCGCTCAGCTACACCAGAGTCTGTTGGTGGTGAGTTTAAAGTCGCTGGTTTTAACGTGCTTAACTACTTCACAACACTCAAGTCCGCAGGCTCAGAAATTTGTGGCGACGGCGATACTAACTGCCGAGGCGCGGATGATGACGCGGAATTTGAGCGTCAGAATGCCAAGCTAATGAGCGCCCTGTCGGCCATCAATGCCGATATTTTTGGCTTGATCGAAATCGAGAATAATGCTGATGATACCGCCGTCGCGACATTGGTTGATAATCTAAATGGCATTGTCGGTACCGATACTTATGACTACATCAAGACCGGCATGCTAGGTGATGATGCCATCAAGCAAGCGCTAATTTATAAGCCTGCAAAAGTGGTTCCGTTTGGTGACTACTCATCGGTTGATTATAACGATGATAAGAACCGCCCTAGCCTGATCCAAAGCTTTAAAGCCGTAGATGGCGATGATGAAGATGCCTTTACCGTGGTGGTTAATCACCTGAAATCTAAAGGCTCAGATTGTGATGAGCTTGGTGATCCTGATCTGGATGATGGTCAAGGTAACTGCAACCTGACTCGCTTAGGTGCGGTTGAAATGCTATTGACTGAACTGGGTAGCATGGACAACCAAAACATCCTACTGCTGGGCGATTTCAACTCCTACGCAATGGAAGACCCAATCACTGCCCTGAAAGATGCAGGCTACGTGGACCTAGGTGCTAAAGCCGGTGAATCCTCATCGTATGTCTATGATGGTGAATGGGGAACCTTGGATTATGCCTTTGCCAGCGCTTCACTGGTCGGCAAAGTCAGCGATACAACTGAGTGGCATATCAATGCGGATGAGCCGATTGGCTTTGATTACAACACTAACTTCAAGGCGGATACTGAAGTGACTTCCTATTATGGCGATAGTGCTTACCGCTCTTCAGATCATGATCCGGTGATTGTTGGGCTAAATATCACGCCTAAGAGTGGTGGTGGTGCGATTTCGCCATTGTGGATGTTGTTCTCGTTATTTGGATTGGCTTTGGTGCGCTTACGTCGTAGCTAA
- a CDS encoding DUF3144 domain-containing protein: MASKDNNSEAQNKEQPDAAFFKRADAHIDLSNSQMGKDANSGQVSASMMFSLARFNAWLTAASSGNVIQMLDSKEDAIEYFVAEYKQMLEQNLDEYIENFDKYMGTRDKE; encoded by the coding sequence ATGGCAAGCAAAGATAATAACTCCGAAGCGCAGAATAAAGAGCAGCCGGACGCGGCATTTTTCAAGCGTGCCGATGCGCATATTGATCTCTCAAATTCGCAAATGGGCAAAGATGCCAACAGCGGCCAAGTGAGTGCTTCAATGATGTTTTCACTGGCTCGCTTCAATGCCTGGCTCACCGCTGCCAGCAGTGGCAATGTGATCCAGATGCTGGACAGTAAAGAAGATGCAATCGAGTATTTTGTGGCGGAATACAAGCAGATGCTAGAGCAAAACCTCGACGAGTATATTGAAAATTTCGACAAATATATGGGTACCCGGGACAAAGAATGA
- a CDS encoding fumarylacetoacetate hydrolase family protein: MQTLFVNDNAITPSKVVCVGRNYADHIAELNNEVPSEPVIFVKPNSAIATELSAGNEQGDGEAIHYEGEISFLVTDGKLSAVGFGLDLTKRAVQSRLKAKGLPWERAKSFDGSAVFSGFAAFEGDSSELSLELYINDALIQEGGYPLMLHKPEALLEEVQSFMSFENGDVLMTGTPAGVGIVNRGDVFHGKILQQGKLIVEARWTAA; encoded by the coding sequence ATGCAGACCTTGTTTGTTAACGATAACGCCATCACTCCCTCCAAAGTAGTCTGCGTTGGCAGAAACTACGCCGACCATATTGCTGAGCTGAATAATGAAGTGCCCAGCGAGCCGGTGATATTCGTTAAACCAAACTCTGCGATCGCTACCGAGCTAAGCGCCGGTAACGAGCAGGGCGACGGTGAAGCGATCCATTATGAAGGCGAGATCTCCTTTTTAGTGACAGATGGCAAACTATCCGCCGTGGGCTTTGGTTTGGATTTAACCAAGCGCGCTGTGCAATCACGCTTAAAAGCTAAAGGTTTGCCATGGGAGCGCGCCAAAAGCTTTGATGGCTCTGCGGTGTTTAGTGGCTTTGCCGCCTTTGAAGGCGATAGCAGCGAGCTCAGCCTTGAGCTTTATATCAATGATGCTTTGATTCAGGAAGGTGGCTACCCGCTAATGCTGCATAAGCCTGAAGCTTTGCTAGAAGAAGTGCAGAGCTTTATGAGCTTTGAGAATGGCGATGTACTGATGACCGGCACGCCAGCAGGTGTGGGCATTGTGAATCGTGGCGATGTATTTCACGGGAAAATTCTGCAACAAGGCAAGTTGATTGTCGAAGCGCGCTGGACAGCCGCCTAA
- the gloA2 gene encoding SMU1112c/YaeR family gloxylase I-like metalloprotein, which translates to MLKGIHHAAIICSDYTRSKHFYTQVLGLEIAAENYREARDSYKLDLQLPDGTQVELFSFNGCPERPSYPEAQGLRHLAFVVEDLDRVVAHLESHAVAVEPIRVDEYTGKRFTFFSDPDNLPLELYER; encoded by the coding sequence ATGTTAAAAGGCATTCACCACGCAGCGATTATTTGTTCGGATTACACGCGCTCCAAACATTTTTACACGCAAGTGTTAGGGCTGGAAATCGCCGCTGAGAATTACCGAGAAGCACGCGACTCCTACAAGTTGGATTTACAATTACCCGATGGCACTCAGGTGGAGTTGTTCTCATTTAATGGCTGCCCCGAGCGACCGAGTTACCCCGAAGCACAGGGCTTGCGGCATCTGGCGTTTGTGGTTGAGGATTTGGATAGGGTAGTTGCCCACCTTGAATCTCATGCCGTAGCAGTTGAGCCGATTCGGGTTGATGAATATACTGGTAAGCGCTTCACCTTTTTCAGCGATCCGGATAATCTGCCGCTTGAGCTGTACGAACGCTAA
- a CDS encoding NAD(P)/FAD-dependent oxidoreductase yields the protein MIRLTNIKLPLDHNEQALRQAVLAELKIDDTELLSVEVFRRGYDARKNSNIFLIYTLDVTTTHDEALLAQFADNPLIKQTPDMSYKFVAQAPTDLQERPVVIGFGPCGLLAGLVLAQMGYKPLILERGKAVRERTKDTFGFWRKRELNTESNVQFGEGGAGTFSDGKLYSQVKDPKHYSRKVLNEFVEAGAPDEILFVSKPHIGTFKLVTMVEKMRAKIIELGGEIRFNARVDDLDIENGQITGLTLSTGEHIKSKHIALAVGHSARDTFEMLLKKDVYIEAKPFSVGFRIEHPQSLIDAARFGKNAGNEILGAADYKLVHHCKNGRSVYSFCMCPGGTVVAATSEEKRVVTNGMSQYSRNERNANSAIVVGIDPSDYPGGPLAGIDFQRDLESKAYILGGETYDAPAQRVGDFMRGQSSEKLGDVTSSYTPGIKLTDLSNILPDFCTKAIREAIPAFNRKIKGFALDDALLTGVETRTSAPINIKRDVSFQSINTKGLFPAGEGAGYAGGIMSAAIDGIKIAEAMALSINATEF from the coding sequence ATGATCCGTTTAACCAATATAAAATTACCGCTTGATCATAACGAGCAGGCACTGCGCCAAGCTGTCTTGGCTGAGCTAAAAATCGACGATACTGAGCTGCTCAGCGTTGAGGTGTTTCGTCGTGGCTACGATGCGCGCAAGAACAGTAATATTTTCCTGATCTATACGCTGGATGTCACGACCACTCACGACGAGGCGCTTCTGGCGCAGTTTGCGGATAACCCGTTGATCAAGCAGACCCCGGATATGAGCTACAAATTTGTCGCTCAGGCCCCGACTGATCTGCAAGAGCGGCCGGTGGTGATTGGCTTTGGCCCTTGTGGTTTGCTGGCCGGTTTGGTGCTGGCGCAAATGGGTTATAAGCCACTAATACTGGAACGCGGTAAAGCGGTTCGTGAGCGTACCAAAGATACCTTTGGCTTTTGGCGTAAGCGCGAGCTCAACACCGAATCGAATGTGCAATTTGGTGAGGGCGGCGCGGGGACTTTCTCCGATGGCAAGCTGTATAGCCAAGTGAAAGACCCGAAGCATTACTCGCGTAAAGTGCTGAATGAATTTGTTGAAGCCGGTGCGCCGGATGAGATTTTATTTGTCAGCAAACCGCATATCGGTACCTTTAAATTGGTAACGATGGTCGAGAAAATGCGTGCCAAGATTATCGAGCTGGGCGGCGAAATTCGCTTTAATGCACGGGTCGATGATCTGGATATTGAGAATGGCCAAATCACCGGCCTGACCTTATCGACTGGCGAGCACATTAAGTCCAAGCACATTGCCTTGGCCGTTGGCCACAGTGCGCGCGATACCTTTGAAATGCTGCTGAAAAAAGATGTGTATATCGAAGCAAAGCCGTTCTCGGTGGGCTTCCGTATTGAGCACCCGCAGTCACTGATCGATGCCGCGCGCTTTGGTAAAAATGCCGGTAATGAGATTTTGGGCGCCGCCGATTATAAGCTGGTACACCATTGTAAAAATGGCCGTTCGGTTTACAGCTTTTGCATGTGCCCCGGTGGTACCGTGGTGGCCGCGACCTCTGAAGAGAAGCGCGTAGTAACTAATGGCATGAGCCAGTATTCGCGGAATGAGCGCAACGCTAACAGCGCAATCGTGGTGGGCATTGACCCGTCTGATTATCCAGGCGGCCCATTGGCAGGGATTGATTTTCAGCGCGATTTGGAAAGCAAAGCCTATATCCTGGGTGGCGAGACTTACGATGCGCCCGCACAGCGCGTGGGCGACTTTATGCGTGGCCAATCCTCTGAAAAATTGGGTGATGTGACGTCATCTTACACTCCGGGAATTAAGCTGACAGACCTCAGCAATATTTTACCGGACTTCTGCACCAAAGCGATTCGTGAAGCCATTCCTGCGTTTAATCGCAAGATCAAAGGTTTTGCGCTGGATGATGCTTTGCTAACCGGTGTTGAAACGCGCACCTCTGCGCCAATCAATATCAAGCGCGATGTCAGCTTCCAGAGCATTAATACCAAAGGGTTGTTTCCAGCGGGTGAAGGCGCAGGGTATGCCGGTGGCATTATGTCGGCCGCAATCGACGGCATCAAAATTGCAGAAGCCATGGCATTGAGTATCAATGCGACCGAATTCTAA
- a CDS encoding cysteine dioxygenase — protein sequence MSNIQRFRHFIQDFTRLIDGAEGNEPQILATGKPLLVDLINHDDWLPSRFSQPDRNTYQQFLLHCDPLERFSVASFVWGPGQTTPIHDHTVWGMVGVMRGGERCEEFSHDSETGALQCTAQHELGVGDVDLVSPTIGDVHRVSNALSDQVSVSIHIYGANIGAVKRHTFDEASGKANTFISGYSNNVMPNLWDRSLEA from the coding sequence ATGTCAAATATCCAACGTTTTCGGCACTTCATTCAGGACTTCACTCGCCTAATTGATGGCGCTGAGGGTAACGAGCCACAGATTCTAGCCACTGGAAAACCCTTGCTAGTCGACCTGATTAACCACGATGATTGGTTACCGTCCCGATTCTCTCAACCCGACCGCAATACCTATCAGCAGTTTTTATTGCACTGCGACCCGCTGGAACGTTTTTCAGTGGCCAGCTTTGTCTGGGGGCCGGGCCAAACCACGCCAATACATGATCATACCGTGTGGGGCATGGTTGGCGTAATGCGTGGCGGTGAACGTTGCGAAGAGTTTAGCCACGATAGCGAAACCGGCGCATTGCAGTGTACCGCTCAGCATGAGCTAGGCGTTGGTGATGTGGATTTAGTCTCACCTACCATCGGTGATGTGCATCGGGTAAGTAATGCCTTGAGCGATCAGGTCTCGGTTAGTATTCACATTTATGGCGCTAATATCGGCGCAGTCAAACGTCATACTTTTGATGAAGCCAGCGGTAAGGCCAACACCTTTATCTCCGGTTACAGCAATAATGTCATGCCCAATCTTTGGGACCGCTCGCTGGAGGCTTAA
- a CDS encoding DMT family transporter, translating to MQAILWMSGALASFCGMAIGARELSGEINTFETLFFRSLIGLLVVTTVIFSSGQLSLFKTQRIKLHTLRNVFHFGGQYGWFLGIGLLPLAEVFAIEFTVPFWTAILAAVFLGESFTWRKSLAVLLGLLGVLVIVKPGTEIFNSASLIVLAAAVAYAVSHTATKGLASTEKPLTILFYMCLIQLPVSLILAIPNWTVPEWVHWPWLLLVGITALTAHFCMTKAMQSAEVSVVVTLDFIRLPLIAMIGVLLYGESVNLSLAIGGVLMLLGNLVNFYKPKAASNQ from the coding sequence ATGCAGGCCATTCTCTGGATGTCTGGCGCACTGGCATCGTTTTGCGGCATGGCAATCGGCGCACGTGAGCTCAGCGGCGAGATCAATACCTTTGAAACGCTGTTCTTCCGAAGCTTGATTGGCCTGCTGGTGGTGACGACTGTCATCTTCTCCAGCGGGCAACTCTCCCTATTTAAAACCCAACGCATTAAGCTACATACTCTGCGCAATGTCTTTCACTTTGGCGGCCAGTACGGCTGGTTTCTGGGGATTGGATTATTGCCGCTGGCTGAAGTGTTTGCCATTGAGTTTACCGTGCCATTTTGGACAGCAATTCTGGCGGCAGTGTTTCTAGGGGAGTCGTTTACCTGGCGGAAATCGCTGGCAGTCCTATTAGGGCTGTTGGGTGTGTTAGTGATCGTGAAGCCCGGTACGGAAATCTTCAATAGCGCCTCGCTGATTGTACTGGCTGCGGCGGTCGCTTATGCCGTTTCACATACCGCTACCAAGGGGCTGGCGTCCACTGAAAAGCCGCTGACCATTTTGTTTTATATGTGCTTAATCCAGCTGCCAGTGAGTTTGATATTGGCCATTCCTAACTGGACGGTGCCGGAATGGGTGCATTGGCCGTGGTTGCTGCTGGTAGGCATCACCGCGCTAACGGCGCACTTTTGCATGACCAAGGCAATGCAGTCTGCCGAGGTGAGTGTCGTGGTCACGCTGGACTTTATCCGCCTGCCTCTGATCGCAATGATTGGTGTGCTGCTCTATGGCGAAAGTGTCAATCTGTCGCTGGCGATTGGCGGCGTGCTCATGTTGCTGGGTAATCTGGTGAATTTCTACAAGCCTAAAGCGGCTAGTAATCAATAA
- a CDS encoding NAD(P)/FAD-dependent oxidoreductase yields MQTIVIVGGGAGGLELATSLGNKLGKKKQAKVILVDKNRTHIWKPLLHELATGALDRSTDGVVYHAHSVRHHYQFQLGNMIGLDGAAKTISLASLDDDKGNEILPERTLKYDTLVMAVGSVSNDFGTKGVADNCYYLDSHKQAERFHHAMLDQFMRVYQPGAAGKLKLAIVGGGATGVELSAELYHVSELMKMYDLSDEGTTQRPQVTLLEAGPRILPALPEKIATSARRELEKLGVKVMVNTRVIEADKNGFITADDSRVDAHLTVWAAGVKAPDFIPEQGFFEVNRIGQIMVKPSLQSTVDDSVFVIGDCCGCKQEDGSWVPPRAQSAHQMASQVYKNIMLQRQNKPLKDYVYSDYGSLVNLSNYSTVGSLMGNLSKGSMFIEGHLARMVYVSLYRMHQIAIHGWFGGAAVWMAHKIGNTVKPKMKLH; encoded by the coding sequence ATGCAAACTATTGTGATTGTCGGAGGTGGGGCTGGTGGCCTTGAACTAGCCACAAGCTTGGGTAATAAGCTTGGCAAAAAGAAGCAAGCTAAAGTCATTCTGGTGGATAAAAACCGGACCCATATCTGGAAGCCCTTGCTGCATGAATTAGCCACCGGCGCACTGGACCGCAGTACCGATGGCGTGGTGTATCACGCGCACTCCGTTCGACATCACTATCAGTTTCAACTGGGTAATATGATTGGCTTAGATGGCGCAGCCAAGACTATTAGCTTAGCGTCGTTAGACGATGACAAAGGCAATGAAATCCTCCCGGAACGTACCCTAAAGTATGACACGCTGGTGATGGCGGTTGGCAGTGTGAGTAATGACTTTGGCACCAAAGGCGTCGCCGATAACTGCTACTACCTTGACTCTCACAAGCAAGCTGAGCGCTTTCACCATGCCATGCTAGATCAGTTTATGCGAGTCTATCAGCCGGGTGCGGCGGGTAAGCTGAAACTGGCGATTGTGGGCGGTGGTGCGACGGGGGTTGAGCTCTCTGCTGAGCTATATCACGTGTCTGAGTTGATGAAGATGTATGACCTCTCAGATGAGGGAACGACTCAGCGCCCCCAAGTGACATTGCTGGAAGCAGGGCCACGCATTCTGCCAGCACTGCCTGAGAAGATCGCAACCTCTGCACGCCGTGAGCTTGAAAAACTGGGCGTAAAAGTCATGGTCAACACCCGCGTAATTGAGGCGGATAAGAATGGCTTTATTACCGCAGATGACAGCCGGGTGGATGCGCACTTAACGGTGTGGGCTGCCGGTGTTAAAGCGCCAGACTTTATTCCAGAACAGGGCTTTTTCGAAGTTAATCGCATTGGCCAGATTATGGTGAAGCCAAGCTTGCAAAGCACCGTGGACGACTCGGTATTTGTAATCGGTGATTGCTGTGGTTGCAAGCAAGAAGATGGTAGCTGGGTGCCACCTCGCGCACAATCGGCGCATCAAATGGCTAGCCAAGTGTATAAAAACATTATGCTACAACGCCAAAACAAGCCGCTTAAAGATTACGTTTACAGCGACTATGGCTCACTGGTTAACCTCAGTAACTACAGCACCGTCGGTAGCTTAATGGGTAACTTATCTAAGGGCTCGATGTTTATTGAAGGGCACTTGGCTCGTATGGTGTATGTCTCCTTATACCGCATGCATCAGATCGCCATTCATGGCTGGTTTGGTGGCGCAGCGGTGTGGATGGCGCATAAAATCGGTAACACCGTAAAACCAAAAATGAAGCTGCACTAA
- a CDS encoding PLP-dependent aminotransferase family protein — translation MTMWTPDLSNYKNARYQAIADEIERGIKQGSLNAGDKLPTHRALADQLSVTIGTVTRGYAEAEKRGVVTARVGRGTFIRSDEQDRGFAILAREQRNRIDFTQNLPIPMDTDRYLQMALREVAEDVPNLDLVGYQPEKGVNHQREWAAQWLQGLGVNCVAEDLTITCGGQHGISLALAATLRPGEHLLCEGLTYPGLSAIAAQMGVKLTGVEQDEQGIIPESLEEHCKAGHFRALYCTPVAQNPTNSCITAARQAAIAEIAERYHLWIIEDAVSAYYCDDKPPSFYNLNPEISLYINSHSKMLAGGLRVGYLVTPPRLKQQVAAAIRSHCWFTSPITVEVAQRWISSEHYARCETNIRAELASRIAAARRILAGCNCRILDGSFHVWLALPEPWRAADFEARLNEKGVGLLSSEPFAVGRFAAPQSVRICLSAPVTLADVENGLEIIREELDSGVSNKLYVF, via the coding sequence ATGACAATGTGGACGCCGGACCTATCCAATTATAAGAATGCACGCTATCAGGCGATCGCCGATGAAATAGAGCGTGGGATAAAACAAGGCAGCTTAAATGCCGGTGATAAGCTGCCGACGCATCGTGCGTTGGCGGATCAATTAAGCGTTACCATTGGCACCGTCACGCGGGGTTATGCCGAAGCTGAAAAGCGTGGTGTGGTGACTGCAAGGGTCGGACGCGGCACCTTTATTCGCTCCGATGAGCAAGATCGCGGCTTTGCGATTTTGGCCCGCGAGCAGCGCAACCGTATCGACTTCACTCAGAACTTACCCATACCAATGGATACCGATCGCTACTTGCAAATGGCCCTACGCGAGGTCGCCGAGGATGTCCCCAATCTCGATCTGGTGGGTTACCAACCAGAGAAAGGCGTAAACCATCAACGCGAATGGGCGGCGCAGTGGCTGCAAGGTTTGGGCGTTAATTGTGTTGCCGAAGACTTAACCATTACTTGTGGTGGGCAACATGGCATTTCATTGGCACTGGCCGCCACCTTACGGCCTGGCGAACATTTGTTATGCGAAGGACTGACTTACCCCGGCTTAAGCGCCATCGCTGCGCAAATGGGTGTGAAGCTCACGGGTGTCGAGCAAGATGAGCAGGGGATTATTCCCGAGTCACTGGAAGAGCATTGCAAAGCCGGTCATTTTCGGGCGCTGTATTGTACACCAGTGGCGCAGAATCCAACCAATAGCTGCATTACCGCCGCGCGTCAGGCGGCAATTGCTGAGATTGCCGAGCGCTATCATTTGTGGATTATTGAAGATGCGGTGTCGGCGTATTACTGCGATGACAAACCACCCAGCTTCTACAATCTGAATCCTGAGATTAGCCTGTACATTAATAGCCATTCTAAAATGTTGGCCGGTGGTTTACGTGTGGGCTATCTGGTCACGCCGCCACGGCTTAAACAGCAAGTCGCGGCGGCCATTCGCTCGCATTGCTGGTTTACCTCACCCATTACGGTCGAGGTGGCGCAGCGCTGGATTAGCAGTGAGCATTATGCTCGTTGTGAAACTAATATCCGGGCAGAGCTAGCCTCTCGAATCGCCGCTGCACGACGCATTTTAGCAGGCTGTAACTGCCGGATACTGGATGGCAGTTTTCATGTTTGGCTGGCCTTACCAGAGCCATGGCGGGCGGCAGACTTTGAAGCAAGGCTTAATGAAAAAGGCGTTGGATTACTCAGTTCAGAGCCATTTGCGGTTGGCCGATTTGCGGCGCCGCAAAGTGTGCGGATTTGCCTGAGTGCGCCGGTCACACTGGCCGATGTCGAGAACGGTTTGGAGATAATCCGTGAAGAATTAGACAGCGGTGTGAGCAACAAACTTTATGTATTTTGA
- a CDS encoding GNAT family N-acetyltransferase: protein MMTQPILTTARLTLHPFTLEDAAIITLLAGDKRVSEMTASIPHPYSKDLALQWIAGREPQWQSGHYAYYAITLTDSGDLIGAVSLMESDEPNQPQQAELGYWIGVPYWGKGYATEAAQALINFGFESLDFQRIVARHLSRNPASGKVLTRCGFQHLKKTEGSCGEKFEALDYYEMIKPDPTH from the coding sequence ATGATGACCCAACCCATTCTAACTACGGCACGCCTCACACTGCATCCTTTTACGCTGGAAGATGCGGCCATTATCACATTATTGGCGGGCGATAAGCGTGTGTCGGAGATGACGGCCAGCATTCCTCATCCGTACTCTAAAGACTTGGCTCTGCAGTGGATTGCCGGTCGCGAGCCCCAATGGCAATCCGGGCATTATGCTTACTACGCCATTACGTTAACCGACTCAGGCGACTTGATTGGTGCCGTCAGCCTTATGGAATCCGATGAGCCTAATCAACCGCAGCAAGCCGAGTTAGGCTATTGGATTGGCGTGCCATACTGGGGCAAGGGCTATGCGACTGAAGCGGCGCAGGCGCTAATCAATTTTGGATTTGAGTCATTGGATTTTCAGCGCATTGTCGCACGTCACCTAAGCCGCAATCCGGCTTCTGGCAAAGTGCTCACCCGTTGCGGCTTTCAACATTTAAAGAAAACGGAAGGTAGCTGCGGCGAGAAGTTCGAAGCATTGGATTATTATGAGATGATAAAGCCTGATCCCACCCACTAA